A single window of [Clostridium] hylemonae DSM 15053 DNA harbors:
- a CDS encoding ABC transporter ATP-binding protein, which produces MEEKKKTIEVKNLKKYFPLKNGKVVRAVDGVDLEIYEGETLGLVGESGSGKSTIAYMVVGMYKATDGSIIYRGEDLTARGMKRTKEQKGNIQIVFQDPSSALNPRRKVKKSIEFTLKLHGGIEGKELEEKAEDLLEMVGLPREFGENYPRSIGGGERQLASVARAMAADPSLLILDEPTSALDVSVQAKVIRKLIELQKERNLSYLFITHDLSLMRNIADRVAILYLGKVCELAPAADFFEKPLHPYTQMLLSSIPVATDEEEMMRPEKVISKGEIPSPVNVPPGCAFHMRCPVKMDICSKELPEMMEVSGGHYVCCHKYCQAERADTAQN; this is translated from the coding sequence GCTTAAGAATGGAAAGGTAGTGCGGGCGGTGGACGGAGTGGACCTTGAGATATATGAAGGTGAGACGCTTGGGCTTGTGGGCGAGTCCGGCTCCGGTAAGAGTACGATCGCTTATATGGTAGTAGGTATGTACAAGGCGACGGACGGCAGTATCATATATAGAGGAGAAGATCTGACAGCCAGAGGGATGAAGCGGACAAAAGAGCAGAAAGGAAATATTCAGATCGTGTTCCAGGATCCAAGTTCGGCATTGAATCCCCGGAGAAAAGTTAAGAAAAGTATTGAATTTACATTAAAGCTTCACGGAGGGATAGAAGGGAAGGAACTGGAGGAGAAGGCGGAAGATCTGCTGGAAATGGTCGGACTTCCGAGAGAATTCGGTGAGAACTATCCGCGCTCTATCGGCGGCGGGGAGAGACAGCTGGCGTCTGTGGCAAGAGCGATGGCGGCGGATCCCTCTCTGCTGATCCTGGATGAACCTACGAGTGCGCTGGATGTGTCGGTGCAGGCGAAGGTGATCCGTAAGCTGATCGAACTTCAGAAGGAGAGAAATCTGTCGTATCTGTTCATTACCCATGATCTGAGCCTGATGCGCAATATAGCGGACAGGGTGGCGATCCTATATCTGGGAAAGGTGTGCGAGCTGGCTCCGGCGGCGGATTTCTTTGAGAAGCCGCTCCATCCATACACACAGATGCTGCTTTCTTCCATACCGGTCGCGACAGATGAAGAAGAGATGATGCGGCCTGAGAAGGTGATATCAAAAGGAGAGATTCCAAGTCCGGTAAATGTTCCGCCCGGATGCGCATTCCATATGCGGTGTCCGGTGAAGATGGATATCTGTTCAAAAGAACTTCCTGAGATGATGGAGGTAAGCGGGGGGCATTATGTGTGCTGTCACAAGTATTGTCAGGCGGAACGGGCGGATACCGCCCAGAACTAG